In one window of Streptomyces griseus subsp. griseus DNA:
- a CDS encoding bifunctional DNA primase/polymerase — translation MGADSGRFRGTESKISQWLRRRPKSPGAEADGTARVELLLAVADAGMPIAPAAHPLGYRCSCERIGCPTPARHPISFAWQTQSTTDRAQIERWARSQPLANFITATGLIHDVLDVPLTAGRGALERLLAADIDVGPVAQSGEDRMLFFTATRGTPEDEDEWWPCELDCHPETMDAHPGLRWHCRGSYVLLPPARLPGELDVHWVRGPEHELPDPLTLLETLTEACARYAGSAEQSELDHDSIAWPLSR, via the coding sequence TCCGCGGCACAGAGAGCAAGATCTCCCAGTGGCTGCGGCGCCGTCCCAAATCACCGGGGGCCGAAGCCGACGGCACGGCCCGGGTGGAGCTGCTCCTGGCGGTCGCCGACGCGGGCATGCCCATCGCCCCCGCCGCCCACCCCCTCGGCTACCGATGTTCGTGCGAACGTATCGGTTGTCCCACCCCCGCCCGGCACCCCATCTCCTTCGCCTGGCAGACGCAGTCGACCACCGACCGCGCCCAGATCGAGCGCTGGGCCCGCAGCCAGCCCCTGGCCAACTTCATCACCGCGACCGGACTGATCCACGACGTGCTGGACGTCCCGCTCACCGCAGGCCGCGGCGCCCTGGAGCGTCTTCTCGCGGCGGACATCGACGTCGGCCCGGTCGCCCAGTCCGGCGAGGACCGGATGCTCTTCTTCACCGCCACCCGGGGCACCCCCGAGGACGAGGACGAGTGGTGGCCCTGCGAGCTGGACTGCCACCCCGAGACCATGGACGCCCACCCGGGCCTGCGCTGGCACTGCCGCGGCAGCTACGTACTCCTGCCGCCGGCCCGGCTCCCCGGTGAACTCGACGTCCACTGGGTGCGCGGCCCCGAGCACGAGCTGCCCGACCCGCTGACGCTGCTGGAGACGCTCACCGAGGCCTGCGCGCGGTACGCGGGCAGCGCCGAGCAGAGCGAGCTGGACCACGACTCGATCGCGTGGCCGTTGAGCCGCTGA